CAATTCAATTAACACTAACCATGCTACGATTGATGATGTGTCATGGCCAAACCAAATCTAAATAATCttgcataattttctgaatttttctttttttcttttctttactttttgttttttttttgtgctccTATTCATCATCTTTTTTAACCCACTTTCAAGCTTTCCTCCCCAGTCTCTAAGAAAAGTTTCGCTTCTCAATTAAATCAGACTCAATATTGGATCTAGTTGCATcaaataattttcccaattcTTTCCCACGTGCTTTACAAAGCTTACGTTACCAAATGAAATTCAAACGCGTGATTCGCGGAAGATCGGTAAAATTCAAGAGACATAACAAAAACCAGCGCGTTCTTTTTCATCACCACGTTGGATGCCGTACCTGAGGCCGATGTGATTGGAGATGTAAGGCGTCTGAGGAATCCTTCGGACTCCAACAAGAAGCATCAACGGGAGGGGCAGGGAACTCAAGAGAAGCGTCCTCAGTGACTCTGCCTGCGACTGGGAGACCTCCGGGGAGATCCCACCGGCCAGCACAAAGGCCGGCACAAAGACGGtggacgatgaagaagaaggcagGGAAAACTGAGAGGAAGCATCACCATTCTCAGAGGAATCGGGGCTCAGATAATTGAAAACCATGCTTTCTATATCGGAGTCTTCTACTGCTGGTTTGTGTTATCGTGGATCACGCTCCCAAAGAGCGAAGATTTGATTATAATGGAGCGGATGCCCCTAGTTTGATGTCCTCCTATTGGGTTGTTTCTGGTTAACATCTCAgaaatttcctttctttataaAAGTCAAATCAAAATCCTGCACGGACAAACTGCTGAGATCAGTCAACACGATGGGGTCAAAAAGAGCCgctcttttttttattgtgaagCTTATCATTTCATATACAAGCGAGCCCTCTAAAGTAAGGCACATCGAAATACAGAATCTCCTATAGAGCAAGTAATAAGAAACCCAATAACATGGAAGGGCCTTACATCTGGAGGTCTTCACAACCCAATCTGCTAGTCTATTTGTATCTTGAGTATGGTAAGCCAACTCAAGACTCCCAAAAAGGGCCATGAAGCCTAAAGATTCTATGATAAGTGGCTTAACGTCCCAGGAGTAAAGAGAGGAGTCTTGCAGGAAGCTTAGCAAGGAGGAGCTGTTAGTTTTCAGCACATATTTCTGTCCGGATCGACTAGCAAAGTGACGAAGAGCATGGGTACAAGCAAGGGTTTCGGAATGGAGGGCGGAGGACACTTGAATTGTTTTCATGGTTTACGGTACCAACACAGCTGACCTTGTGTAGTTGTTTTCATGTCAGCGGCACTTAATAGCAAATTCACCGCATTCACTCCCCATCTTCACCCAAATTTACCAACTTACTATTGCAATCTTTAGGGGTTTATTAATGGAACCCCATCGCAATGTTCACTAAATGAGCTAATCATCGAATGTCGTCACTTGTACCCGGACGCCACCACACACATTTAAATCAATAGGTGCTAATACGATTGTCAAACTCCTATGAGCTCATAGATGATTCGATTAATCTGGACCAGTGAACTCAATGCGATTCACAAAGAGTAGTAATTtgatttataaattataatcCTTATACACGATTATCATCCGATGCCTTTTCTTGAAgagaatatttttcttaattctatATATCTTTTAGGATTGCAAGTTATTTTCCTTGATTAATTGtgattgattgtaattgataaTGTAATATTCCGTTACTCTAGATAGTTGTCCTATAAAGTATATAAATAGGCTAATCTACCCTTCATTGTTTATGCATCGAAATATACAGAAAATTCAATGATActctttttcccctttgttgttaatttaatattagAGCCGTCGCACCTATTGGGTCTTCACAAGGTGATGGTCCCAGCAATCACGAGCCTCCAGCGAGTTGACGCCTTCTGTGCGTCGTTCCAACGCTATTGGCGGTTTGCCTTGACAAATGAACACCAGCACAGGCCCACACGCTTCGCCGCCACTGATCGCGACCGAGATTCGCGCGTCGCTGCCGCCTGAAGCCTCTACCACTCCGCTGACATCACTCCCGTGCCATTCACGTGCATCTCCTCACGTTGCATCGGCATCATCCTGCCATATCGCCACAGCGGCAATTGACGGACCGTTTAATGTTGACCACTTCAATTAGATCGGCCTGAGCGTCGGTCGACTGTTTTCGAACGGATTCCTCGGGGTTGTACGACTGGTTCCTAAGGTATGTTGAGGTTTTGAGCCTGTTCTTGGGccttattttctccatatcCGTTCTGCCAATTTTCATCCTTTAAGTGCACGTAATGGATAAACTAGAAATCTCACTGTTCATTCGGACCATCTTCAATAAATCATACTATATTTTACGGCCGAAGAAATATCTACCTTTTTTAGAGGATGCGGACTTCTGTGTTACGTCAATGACATTCGTGCACCTATTAAAGTTGCAGAAGAAACATAGGCAAAATTATGTCAGTGACATTCATGCACCTATTATCAAATCTGTACATGGTTTCGAAAAACCTTAATTCTATCTATCATACTTCAGTTTGATCACTTTAATACAACAAAGGAAGGCTGGGATTTGCTTGCCAATCGATATGCCACCTTAGACATTGTTTATTGGTGTAAGCTGTTAGAGAATTTACATTGCATGCATTGGGAGACTACTCAATCCATTATTGGTTTCTTATTTTCCATGCATCTAGGACCGACTAGCCTTGTTTAAGTTATGTTCCAACACTTTCCATTGCTTGTTTCAAAAAACTAATACTACTACTAGACTCACCACTCTAAGAAGAGCCAAATTCTAGAATTTCACCATGACCCTACCCTGCACACCCTCTCACATGCCACCATGCGCTATTGAGAGTAAGAGTTGTTGAGAACGCGAAAGCACTCTTAACAAATGGTGTCAAAGCTGATAGTTGATTGGTGGTCTACTCTCAATGTATATCAATGTTTGTTAAGTATCTTAAAGAATAATTTGGTGACCAACCCAATTTGTAGGTAGGTGGGTATTATGGAGTAGTAACGTgggccaaatggcaaatttcATGGTACGGTCCGAAAAAAGGAGATCAAGGATGAAGTTGGGCATTGAAGATTTAAATTGAGATAAGTTGATGCAAGAGGATACTTGAATTAAGGTTAGAGCTCATACATGAATGGGAGATTATTTGGATACACTTATAAATTGTGTTAAAGAAATCCTATATCAGAGAATTGATATCGTGttgagtagttaatatatcattGTTAGCTCATAACTCATTggtttaaacttttgagtgaaagtGAGTCTAACTGAATATGTTAACGGGTTTGGATCTCTGTCGTGCACTCCTAACAAGAGTTACGAGTTGGTGGCTTGTTTTGACAAATGATGGCCTTGCTGTCTGCCAATCGACCATGCGCTTCACGCAACTAAAGTGTCTGCTACTGCCAATATTGATGACCGCACTCTTTTGTCGTCCACATGCACGTTCCAACCGTGTCATCCTGCCACATCATCCGCCACATCAGTAATAGATTGGCTATTGACTGTTGACCGATTCAATTAAACTGGCCCAAGCATTGATAGACTGGTTCAGCCGTTTTCAGGCCGAATCTTGGGATTGTTCAACTAGTTCCAAAGGTATTTTGACGCTTTAAGTCTCTTTCTGGCCTTATCTTCTGCATATCGGTCCTCTAAGTGCTTGTTTCTTCACAATTCTTTATCAATTCTTTGATTTTCATTGTTAAAGTGCACATAATGGataaattggaagtctcactgTCCATCCATTCAGACCATTTTAAATAGATCAAGCTATATTTCATAAGCTAAGAAAAGTTTAACTTTTTGAGAGGACATAATTTTGTCCTTATGTCACCAGTGATATTCATGCGCCTACAAAGTTTATTGATGAGAATGAGGTGAAATTTGTTTAATGCTTAGAAGAGTGGACTAGGAAGAATTATCAGGTCCTCACATGATTTCGAAATACTTTGATTCGATCTATTAGACTTCAATTCGGCTGCCTCAATATAGCAAAGGAAGTCGGGGATTTGCATGCCAGCCAATATTCCACTTCAGTTATTGTTCATCAATATGAGATGTTAGGAAATCTACATATGCATTGAGAGACAGGTTAGTACATTGATGATTTCTTATCTTCCATGCATGCAATCTGGGATCAACTAGCCTTAGCcacagaaaaaaaattcaaaactctttTATTGAGTTGCCATTTATAATTGTCCTTAATTACTagcacatctctctctctctctctctctctctctctctctctctctctctctaaccagCTCAGCCAGCAGTCAACAGCAAACGCGTGGATGGCGCGGATGCTGTCAGCGAGGGAGCAGCCAACAATCGACGTGAAGATTAATAACTTTGTGGGGAACAGCATATCGGTGATCAAAACGGCTTGTAGGTGTGCATGTTGGTGTTAGAATATCCTTCTACACCGACCCACCAGCTAACTGTAAGTGGAAACCTTATCTAGGGGAATCTAAGCATTGTCGTCACCATGGTTTGATATTGTGCAAAAAATTGATAGATAAATGGCCAATCAACGTGTGctttgatatgagattaattaatgaaatagaCCACGATGATGTGTGGTATtagattgatcaatggaatagaccattgacaggtaaattgataaaataattatcGGACTAGACCATTGATgcttgattcgatattgttaaTTCAAATGAGtacttccaataaataaataaataaataaataaaaattgaaaggttAAAACTCATTCTTACACATATATTGTATATTGGATATAAGATAAATgagttttgatattattttgtaaAATGCATAGTGGGTGCtcaattttccttaaaaaggTGTAATACTCACTAGGCCATGATTGCTCAttctatttatcttttgttttttttctaagaATCTTAGTTAGTGAGGACTTTTGAGAGTTTAATTTTGGATGGTTTGAAACTGTGTTTTTCAGGCTTACGGCTATCTcattatttctattcctataaGATTCGGGATGTGATAAAccttctcatttatttctctacacttgtaattttttattttttttttactacaatGGAATCATGGGATCCTTCCCCAGTAGTATTTCCATTATTTATAGATATGGACTCCATTAATCGCCGATTGTTAACAACTAACTGTGTCGAGCGAGGGCTTTACCTAAAACTCATGTGGATTCAGTTGGTTGTTGAGGAAGATAACAAATAATCAGTTGTGAGAAGCTAAGCCCCAGTAGAATTAGTAGAAATGTTTTGCCGAAATTTGTTGCTGAATTCGGGGACAGTGGCATTCTCTATCAGGAATTATTATCCAGACATGGAAGAGGGTCTAACTGCTAATGTCACTGGTTATATTCATAGTGATCAGGATCACGGGTCAAATCCTTAGGATTCTTAAAGACAACAGTCGCTCCCTCACAATCGATCTTGTTACCTGACAGGATTTATTCGCAAGCCAAATTTCGCAAAATGACCACGAAGCTCGTCGCCCTTCACTTCTTGTAGATTTTGATGTCTCTCCACCTCGATTCCATGTAGTAGCTTACGTTAGCTGGCGCCCCATACACTCCACACTTGAAATGCAGATCACCGGGCCCTTTGTCGGCCACCTGGAACACTTGATTCCCGTCGAGAAACACGGTCACTTTCCCTCCATCGACGTCGTGGATTATGTTAAGCCTGAACCACCTGTCGTAGAGGCCAGTGGCAATAAGGTTCCCGCTGTAGTACCGCATGTCCCCATCATAGATCCTCAGTATCAGGGTAGTATTTCCATGAGCTGCACCATGTATTTGGGCTATCGTAGCGCCAGATGTCCCATTGGGCACGAAACCGTGCCCTTCGAATTGCCAGACCCCAGACGAGTAATCTAGACCCTGCCGAATGTGTAACCTTGGTGCTTACAAATTTGTGGTACAAAATCGAGGATGGAACAGAGAAATTGAGACAGAATAAAGTAGAAAAGATTCGgctaatttgatcaatttcttgTTTAATGAATCACTATCACAACGATGAACTGTAGAGGGGTTCAAGAATTACTTTGATCCGAACTTCGGTGCGTGGTTGAGTGTGACTGCTTGGATCGTGGGGTTTGTCATTGGCGTAGACCCACAACTTGCGCACCCCGTCCACGAAGCTGTAGCGCTCCTCCAGTGGAATGTCGTAAGGCTTTTGCAGCTCAAAGTTTGTATCTGTCAACGGTACCTCAGTGAAACCGTCTGTAGGATCAGCAGAACAGAACAGATTGGATTTTGGATTATGACTCGAGACCAGGacaacaaagaacaaaagcGCATGGCTAAAAggaatttccatttttctttcttctcagtCTTGAGAAATTGCTGAGGAGCTAGTTAAGGCGAAGCTTCTATATGTAAGGATGGCATAAACAATGCAGGAACCAGATATGATTTTCTAATCTTAACACAGCAGAGCATACCCTGGTCTTCTTTCCATGGACAGACATGCTTGTCCTTTTGACAATTCGAACGACCTTGTCTTGTCCATGTAATCTCATGTATATATACAGTGATTCCTAGTTTCTGAGAAAGTGTATGACCGTCCAATTATGCCAATGAAAAAGGGTTGATTGATGCTCCATTACTTGGTCTTTAGTGTAGTAGGTTTAGTCTGTTAATTATTATTTGTGGATTTAAACAATGGTGGATATGTCTGCTGATTCTTTCACAAGATAGCTGTTGTCGCACTCCATTACATTCACATGAACAACACGTCCTTGTTTATCGGCCTAAAGATGCAAATTTGGTTTGTGTCTTTTCTAATAGACAGTGACAAGTGGCAATATCGTGCTGTACATTCACTTTGAGGTCCATTGCAAGTTTTTTCCATTGCTTCACTACATTGAATTCACACCGTGCCGAATACTTCATGGTGCCGTTTCATCATGGtcatcttcatcattttcatccaTTCGTGTTTGTGGGGGTTAGacacaaatttcatgaaaatacaTCAAATTACAAGCTTAACGAGTTTTGTTAATTTCTGGTACAGCTGATTATGCAACCTGTCAGTTTCGTTTACActaagcgattgttcaaactcCTCTAAAATGGGAGAAGGTCAAAGTGAATTTCTGTATGGCTCTGCATTCTGCTCCAACTACATCCATAGAATCCATTCATCTTAGTGAGACGGACTTGGTAttgtttttttctgttttcttgtttAGTAAGGCGACTAGGCCAATTCAAATTGTCTCCTTGTGCATATCGGTATAACGTTAGAATTTGGCTCTTTCTACTTGGTTGAACTCTCAGTTCTTGATTCCGGAGGAACTGGATAATTTATGGATCAACAATCTGATATGTCTGAGACAGACGTGTCAGATGACTAGGGGCATGCAGATTCTACATGAAGGCCAACTATAAAATGTTATCAGAACGGAAGTTGATTAATCTCGAGTGATCCCATCATTAACTATGAAACTGATATACAAGATGCAGATGAGAtccttaccaaaagaaaattcaaaagaccttacccaaaaaaaaaaagatgcagaTGAGAAATCATAGTCGCATCATTAATGACATAATACATGAGCATGGACATGATCTTCTGACATATCTCTCAGCTCAGTGTCTCCAATTTCACTTTCAGTTAAAGTATCGATCCGCTTGATCAGCTagtatataaaagaaaaaaaaaaactaaccaaaacCATAAGAGAGATTTAACATGGAGAGATCGTGCCATTTTTCCTTTAGCAAAACAAGATGAGGAATGAGGGTGCTAATAAATTTTGTGAGCTAGTTGATTAACACATGCGTAGAAGCTCATCAGTGGAGTTGGTGTCACATATGCAGAGACAGAGAAAGAAGCTCCAGGGATTCATCTTTGAAAGCTATTTTCAGTTGACAAATGCTGTTGATCAGCATGTCTTTTCCTAATTAGATATGTTTAAAACACTAAGAGCTAATTGTATAGTCAATCCAAGCTTCATACTTTGAACTGACCACAATTTCTTGTACTTTTCTGCAGTAAGCTTTCCCAGGTGCCCTGTTTTGCATATCATAGCCTTATTTACTTCACATGAAATGCAACTTGAGATGCAACGTCCTAATTCTCTACTTGGTACAAAGTTTATGATTGCTAATCGGTTAGAGAAATTAACTCTAAGCCAAGCGCTCAACcagcaaagacaaaaaaaaaaaccagctaTCAAATATAAAGCTGAAGAGTTTCTTTGGGCACGATATAGAACtgagtaaattttttaaaacgcTGGAATTTCCAGTTAGCTAATTGTGACCCTGCTGacttatttttttgcaaacggCCCTTTAATTACTCTCTACATGCACTTCTTGTATATTTTGATGTCCTTCCACTTCAATTCCATGTTGTATAGCTcgtatttttgggttttttcttctttggggGCAGCGGCATTCACTCCGCATTTAAAGTACAGGTTGCTGAGGCCATGATCTTGCTTCGCGAACTTTGAAGTCCCCTCAAGGTGAACTTCCACGATGCCTTGATCCCTGTCATGGATCACGTTCACCCTGAACCACTTTTGGTAAAGATTGGTCGCAACAGATCACGAAGGTAGTATCTTACCATCCCCTGCGCATATCCTTAGTATCAGAGTAGTGGTGTGCACTGTGCCCCATGTTGCCGTGGATCTGCACTATGATGGCTCCAGAGGTCCTGTTCGGCACAGGACCATAGCCTTTAAATTGCCATACCCCAGATGAATAGTCAAGCGTCTGTGAGAAAGTACATTAGGATCAAGTTGTGAGTCTAGCCTCTGACCAACTTGAACTACCAACAACAACATAAGAACAACTTAAAATTCATAAATGTAGGGATGGGGAGAGTACTCTTATATGTAGTTCTGTCCGGGGCATGGTCTTACTGTCAGGTTAGTGCGGTTTATCATCTGCATAGACCCAAATCCTCATAATTCCATCCGCAAAACCATACCTCTCCTCCAACGGTTTGTCGTACAGTTACTGTATCTTCCACTCGTCAGCAGCACAACAGTGAACCCATTGGTGGGATCTGCATAGTCACGACCTATTTCAATGATATGAACAAGGACAAGGCAGAGAATCAGATATGAAGAACGCATCTTCCTCAGTTCTTGATCCTGTGAATTGACAAGGAAAAGCCGAGCTATGTGCTGATAGGATTATCATACGCATGAATCAGAGACAACAAAAGTCTAGCCTAGAACCCTTTTGGACCAGTGTCAGTGTCTTGTTCCTTGAAAATTAAGTGTATATGCAGCACCAAACGCTAAGAAGAGGTCAAATGCTTGATACAGATTGAAGATTTAGTTCAACGGTTGATAATTGAGGATGACAACTTAGGTTGCTTCAAAAGAACGGTCGATTGGAGGAGAGACCATAAATTTTGCTCGCCAAGTTCATCCATAATATGAGATGGTCTTTCATTGGAGTGCAATGACGGGGGCCCTTGATGAGCATTTGCTAGGAATTGTGCCCCATGATATAAATCAATGAACGATTTAGTTCAGAATGCGTTAAAGTACTCTTCATCGACATCTAAGCTTTTCCGAGCGTCCTTTGGTTCTTCTCTATCTGAAGCATCTGCAAAGTGCATTGAGAGGTCTGCATCATGTTGCTCTAGACGAGGCAAGATTTGATTAATTCCAACAAACACAAGCTTCCCATTAAAGTCGATTTGTTACTGTGCAGGCTTATTCTAATAGATTACGCCAATCACATCTCAAAAAATGGAGCGAGCCATCACAAACCATATGTTACTATACTAATTTTTTGGTGATCAGCTGAGACCCAACCCGTATTGACATATTGTGATTCGATTCAGTCCACAGACGACTTCATCTATAGCACAAGCCTACATCCAATGTCTTTGGTGGAAAAACAAAGATGAGGGTCAACATTTGATTAGAGAGTTAACTTCACTCCTTAAAATCAGCCATTTATTTGAATGAACTGAGAATCATCAAAAGCAAGCATATGAGTCACCTGTATTCACTATATATGCAAAAAGTGACATACTTTTAATGTTCATGCTAAGAGATTGACTACTGGGGCTTTAATTAGATCGTTATCGCCTTTTGTTTATTCTCTTTATGTTTGTTAAGCAAAAGGCTAGGAAAGGCAACCGGTATTAACAACCTCTTAGAGATAGTTTGCACAATGTGCATCACTAATATATTATAAAGGTGCATGCATCATATAGCTATCACAGAAGACGTATCTCTTCTAATCATTCTCTTGCAAAACTCTACACACATCACTTGGGCTCTCTTGAAGATCAAACTCGACATCATTGTCCAAATTCAAGTTTGGAACAATTCTAATGCACTATATGGGGAGGATGAAGGTTGCCTTCTAAAGAGTGTCAATAAGCCTTGTATTATAAGTTAATCCTGGACAGGCTCTTGTCTTTCCCATTCGCTTGCAGGCATTATAGACCGCCATTTTCGGTGAAGGCTTTTCTTCATTGTTCGTCCTTCTGTGCAGTAATGGcccttttagttttcttttcttttattttcttctcttttgcgCATTTGGGCAGCCGCCATATGTCTAGTATCTGTGTGGGCATTGAACAAACCAGCAGATTGACTTTCTTCATGTAAAGTAGTAATTCGTTTACGCGTGTCGTCGTGTATGTTCAACACCAGTAGCTTAATGACTAATGAGGACAATGGGTGATGATGATGTCCGCTTTATGTCGTTGCGTTTGGATCATAAGCCCTGCCCATACATTGCTTTCTTTCCATGAACTTTTGTTACATTGGTTTTCCAACTTGTCATACCATGAAAGAGAGGCTTGAGAGGGGTACTTACAAGGCTGATGCTGCTTTTCATATCTCTTCGCAGTTAGCAAGGCTTGTAAAGCAATCATTAACATACATGAACCCTATCCATAGTTTAATAACTTGGGACtcgaaaaaattatcaatttattccaaatctattgtACATATgacaattcaatcttaaactttttaattttattaatgttAATGGAAATCACTAACGTAATATAAGCAAAACCATTTATGTCAACATGTCATGCAGGATTGTTGACGATGACTAGATGTTATGTCAGCGATTTTCCAAAAGAACTACATTAGAAATTCGTACAATAATTTATTAttctatttgtgaaattgaaattctatCAATCGTTCTTAATAGAAGTTAAGTTTAAACTTTCCTTTTAGTTTTCTTCCCATGAAGGTATCTGAATTTCTTTTACATGTCCTACTAAATATAATGAGAGTTAGGTTGATGAGTGGCCATCTCTCAATATGAATAGTCTTTCGTGAATATCTCGAAgaactctcgtgatcaattCGATTGCTAGATAAAGATAGTGATTGTGATTAGTTTGATGGAAGACATTCTTGGTAAGGTGAGTATCGTGTTGTGGTAAGACACTAGTCAAAAATACTAGCAGAACATTACAACTTACTTTAAAATTTaagttaatttaaaaatatctaaaatagcaaaaatttcCTCAACAATGCTAGTATTACTCTTTgttttaattagtaaaatttagcaaaaatttatttaatttattatatgaatatcaattcagttataaatctttgaatttggtcaatttagtcctaaacctttaaacgatttgtcaatgtaatcccttctagccaattttggatGTTGGCTATCCTACATGGCATGGTCAATATcaacgtaaataatttttacatttttaaatatttttctcaaatttcttgtttccttctttttttcttttttctttttaattttcctttgttgatCCACAATGCCGTCACCTAGCCCATATCAAGACAAGGGTTGTGACACCCTCCCTATGGCTAGTGAGGCTTCAGGTGAGGATCTCGATGCTCTcaccaaccaaaaaagaaaaaaaggaagtttaaataaaaatttaacattttgtcCACGTCGACACAAGATGCCATGTAAGATATCCAATGCAAATTAGCAACTCCTTGTCAAAATTAGTCAGAATGAatatattggcaaattgtctAAAAGTTTacgactaaattagcaaaattaaaagatttaaactTAATTGGTACCCGTACAGTAAATTTAGaaccttttttaataattatgcCTTTCAAGTACTTAAAAAATGAAGGGTCTCAAAGTAGTTTATGAAGATGTAGAGAGCTGCGCTTGTAGTTTATGGAAAACAAGTAGGGTCTCCAAGTACATTGATCCAAACAGAGAGGGTGTCGGAGTAAtttccgttaaaaaaaaaaaaaaaaaggcaagggGTGTCTAAGTAACTTAATCCATACCAGGGGTGTTCgtatttactttttaattttgacttttttctaCATCTCATGATGCATGCGTTTTAACTCTTTTTTAAATCTTAAACGCCTAAAGTTTTCACAAAGTAAATGCCGATACCTATTTTCAAGTATAGTCTTTTTCTTCACACGGAAAATCAAAAAGGTTACCTTTTCTTTCGGAAATCCCTACAAACAAACCTTAAATTTATGTTACAAGCCTCATCCTTCTTTCATGATGAGACTTTAGGAGTGGCTAAATAGTACGAAAAATCTGTCGGACCATTATCAAGAGTGTCAATCTAAGGGTTGCCATAATTACTGGTGTGCTTAAAAGACTAATATTTTGCAAGGATTAGTTGAGTGCTTGTCAGCCGGGATATCTTTAACATGCAAATCTTGTgcatctttttctctctttagaAATTATCTCAGTAATCTATACTGGTGGACATTAAAATTTAGCATAATTTGTAACCGGTCACTGAACTTTGATTTCAATAACTAGATACATTAAACTTCATTTATCTATAGTTTGtctcattttggccaaaatcgaCCAAATTAATCAATGtaagcatctctctctctctctaaattgtTCGATGCTATTTGAgtaaattgaatttttggtcACTGAAGATTAGCACAATATGTAATCAAATCAATGAACTTTAATTTCATTAGTCAAGTACATTAATCTTTCATTTGTCTACAGGTTAAAGcattttggtgaaaattgaCCACTTTTCAACGAAATAATCGATTTGACCGCGATATGATATTGAGCAtgacatttttgaaattagtcATGTGCCAACCacataaaaatctattttaaaatCGACATGATATGGACCAAAGCACAT
The window above is part of the Eucalyptus grandis isolate ANBG69807.140 chromosome 6, ASM1654582v1, whole genome shotgun sequence genome. Proteins encoded here:
- the LOC120286098 gene encoding citrate-binding protein-like, encoding MEIPFSHALLFFVVLVSSHNPKSNLFCSADPTDGFTEVPLTDTNFELQKPYDIPLEERYSFVDGVRKLWVYANDKPHDPSSHTQPRTEVRIKGLDYSSGVWQFEGHGFVPNGTSGATIAQIHGAAHGNTTLILRIYDGDMRYYSGNLIATGLYDRWFRLNIIHDVDGGKVTVFLDGNQVFQVADKGPGDLHFKCGVYGAPANVSYYMESRWRDIKIYKK
- the LOC104452317 gene encoding citrate-binding protein-like, which translates into the protein MRSSYLILCLVLVHIIEIGRDYADPTNGFTVVLLTSGRYSNCTTNRWRRGYGPVPNRTSGAIIVQIHGNMGHSAHHYSDTKDMRRGWDQGIVEVHLEGTSKFAKQDHGLSNLYFKCGVNAAAPKEEKTQKYELYNMELKWKDIKIYKKCM